From Pseudobacteriovorax antillogorgiicola, the proteins below share one genomic window:
- the lysA gene encoding diaminopimelate decarboxylase codes for MDHFIYKNGEAHCENIPLTEIAEAVGTPAYIYSRNTLKRHARRIIEAFSAYPTLACFAVKANSNLSFLREIFDEGFGADLVSHGELQRALKAGVKPHEIVFSGVGKKDYEIRAGIEAGILSFNVESSFELESINRIALDMGKMAPVCLRINPNIDAKTNPKIATGLFSTKFGMSEAEAKTLVTEIQELPGVQLVGIACHIGSQITDLKPLEEAAEKMSSIALEMLGNGHPLEFIDMGGGLGIRYKDEPDPDVEGYASVLIKHVQKTGLKLVIEPGRLLAGNTGILLNKVIGIKKTPQKNFAIVDGAMNDVIRPSLYDSFHDIATVHEGVDKPEVLYDVVGPVCETGDFFGKDRTLPQLHAGDLVFLKSCGAYAATMASNYNSRPRAPEVLVDGDKYYIIKPRETLEDLWRGEEVTIPGGE; via the coding sequence ATGGATCACTTTATTTATAAAAATGGTGAAGCACACTGTGAAAACATACCATTAACAGAAATTGCGGAAGCTGTAGGAACGCCGGCTTACATCTATTCTCGCAACACTTTGAAGCGGCATGCCCGACGGATCATTGAAGCATTTTCAGCTTACCCAACCTTGGCCTGCTTTGCGGTTAAAGCCAATAGCAACCTGTCTTTCTTACGAGAGATTTTCGATGAGGGCTTCGGTGCCGACCTCGTCTCTCACGGCGAGTTGCAAAGAGCCTTGAAAGCGGGAGTGAAGCCTCATGAAATCGTGTTCTCAGGCGTTGGGAAAAAAGACTACGAGATTCGAGCTGGGATCGAAGCCGGCATTCTTTCCTTCAATGTAGAGTCAAGTTTCGAGCTGGAGTCAATCAACCGTATTGCCTTAGACATGGGTAAGATGGCGCCTGTATGTCTGCGAATCAACCCTAATATCGATGCTAAAACGAATCCCAAGATTGCTACGGGGCTGTTTTCAACCAAGTTCGGTATGAGTGAAGCTGAAGCAAAGACTTTGGTGACAGAAATTCAAGAGCTACCTGGGGTTCAGCTAGTTGGAATTGCATGTCACATTGGAAGTCAAATCACAGACCTGAAGCCTTTGGAAGAGGCTGCTGAGAAAATGTCCTCCATTGCCCTGGAGATGCTCGGCAACGGCCACCCCCTTGAGTTTATCGACATGGGAGGCGGACTCGGCATCCGGTACAAGGATGAGCCAGATCCTGATGTGGAGGGCTATGCTTCTGTTCTGATCAAACATGTTCAGAAAACTGGTTTAAAGCTAGTCATCGAGCCAGGGCGCTTGCTAGCGGGAAATACCGGCATTCTATTAAATAAAGTAATCGGCATCAAAAAGACGCCTCAAAAGAACTTCGCAATTGTCGACGGAGCCATGAACGATGTGATCAGGCCATCGCTCTATGACTCATTTCACGATATTGCCACTGTACACGAAGGCGTGGACAAGCCGGAAGTTCTGTACGATGTGGTGGGGCCGGTCTGCGAGACCGGAGATTTCTTTGGCAAGGATCGGACACTGCCTCAGCTTCACGCAGGGGATTTAGTCTTTCTAAAGTCATGTGGAGCGTACGCGGCTACGATGGCATCGAATTACAATAGCCGGCCACGTGCGCCTGAGGTATTGGTAGATGGTGACAAGTACTACATCATCAAGCCTAGAGAAACTCTCGAAGATTTGTGGAGAGGTGAAGAGGTGACTATTCCAGGAGGTGAATGA
- a CDS encoding arylesterase yields the protein MQRFFGSLALILSITLSITSFGKGKILALGDSLTFGYEVEEEHTWPKLLEKKLGVPIINGGTAGATSAFGLPTLRFHLKRYTPDLVIYALGANDGLRGLDPKVTQKNIEEAVKLCQEKGIKLVLLGMKAPPNYGKTFPANFEAIYPTVAKKYDIPLMPFMLENVAGQKKLNQPDGIHPNAEGYKIIAENIYKVVTKHYDPTKHSKPEAGNKELQTRPK from the coding sequence ATGCAGCGATTCTTCGGGTCACTGGCCCTAATTTTAAGCATCACCCTTTCAATCACCTCCTTCGGCAAAGGCAAGATTCTAGCTTTGGGAGATTCCCTCACATTTGGCTACGAAGTTGAAGAAGAGCATACCTGGCCGAAACTACTGGAAAAGAAGCTTGGGGTCCCTATTATCAACGGCGGCACGGCGGGTGCAACATCAGCTTTTGGGCTGCCCACCCTTCGCTTCCATTTGAAGCGTTACACTCCCGACCTCGTCATCTATGCTCTCGGGGCCAATGATGGCTTACGCGGGCTGGACCCTAAGGTAACCCAAAAAAATATCGAGGAGGCCGTGAAGCTATGCCAGGAAAAGGGTATCAAGCTAGTCCTACTTGGCATGAAAGCGCCGCCCAACTATGGCAAAACCTTCCCGGCGAACTTCGAAGCTATTTACCCTACTGTGGCTAAGAAATATGATATCCCTTTGATGCCGTTTATGTTGGAAAACGTCGCGGGGCAAAAGAAATTAAATCAGCCCGATGGCATTCACCCCAATGCTGAAGGTTATAAGATCATCGCTGAAAACATTTATAAGGTGGTAACGAAACACTATGACCCCACAAAACATTCTAAGCCTGAAGCAGGTAACAAAGAATTACAAACAAGGCCAAAATGA
- a CDS encoding ABC transporter permease has translation MSFRIAWTELVHNKKFSLLFLINLMVGLLGFVTLDGFKNSFQEQLQNASKRLLTADLSVAARRPLTEAEQTMVRNTVGDSAQISPVTTLYSMAASSSRTSLVELKAISPMHPFYGYIELESGERIEHQSPLTSELNREAKIWVAPEITLQFKVSPGDTIKLGEQSFTIAGVIKDDSGMSWAGAAYAPRIYMGQDQLEATELLIRGSTAWHTLHIKMPEGADIEGIEKALFAILDNSVRVQSYFKAGQDNGRLLRYLTDYLGLVSLVALFLSGLGTFYLFRSYLSAKQRDIAILLSLGMQGTRATSIYLIQLLMLGLASALVSILISVLLLPQVTQILSSFSPIEIALSIGYETMVSAILIGTLTPLLLCLPLLIEIGNIKPSALFQEFYNPKLRISRGRLLGFLPAAGGTFGLSVWQSNSFLVGSLFFGSLVASTALISVLGFALLKLFTAMNPKSLSSRLALGYLNGQRVSALSCFLALSLSALLTNLIPQLENTLLKELERPEGEQLPSLFVFDIQEEQEPGLRQLLADAGIEINFLSPMIQARLKEINDEPFDKGEVEDKFSREAQREQRFRNRGVNLSYKPELSYSETIIEGEDFSGPYNFDEGKPGELSIEMRYAERLGLEIGDKMTFEIQGLPIEGVVKNLRKVKWNSFQPNFFIQFQPGVIDDAPKTFLAALPPMPLERKNELQGQIVEAYPNISMIDVSKLVKKLGEIIGQMSQVLRIMAWLSVLAGLIVTFSIANHQTRQRLWDINLLKILGSPFRTIQGMVLKEFFLLSFWAGGIGMISGLLASWLITKFVFDGLWSPNWETPIASLIWIVGLCLGVSWLASTQVLRKKPRLYL, from the coding sequence ATGTCCTTTCGTATCGCATGGACCGAACTGGTTCATAATAAAAAATTCTCATTGCTATTTCTTATCAACCTTATGGTTGGCTTACTAGGATTTGTTACGTTAGACGGCTTCAAAAACAGCTTCCAAGAGCAGCTCCAAAATGCATCGAAACGGCTTCTCACTGCCGACCTGTCGGTTGCAGCACGCCGGCCTCTCACTGAGGCCGAACAAACGATGGTGCGCAACACTGTTGGCGACAGTGCTCAGATTTCTCCTGTGACCACCTTATATTCCATGGCAGCATCCTCTAGCCGCACCAGCTTGGTGGAACTCAAAGCCATCAGCCCCATGCATCCATTCTATGGCTATATCGAGCTGGAATCAGGTGAGCGAATCGAACACCAAAGCCCTCTCACAAGTGAGCTGAATCGCGAAGCCAAAATCTGGGTAGCACCGGAAATCACACTCCAGTTTAAGGTATCTCCAGGAGACACCATAAAACTAGGAGAACAATCCTTCACCATTGCTGGTGTGATCAAGGATGACTCAGGAATGAGCTGGGCTGGGGCTGCCTATGCCCCACGGATCTATATGGGACAAGATCAACTAGAGGCCACAGAACTATTGATCAGAGGCAGCACTGCCTGGCATACCCTACATATTAAGATGCCCGAAGGTGCAGACATCGAAGGCATAGAAAAGGCTCTTTTCGCCATTCTCGACAATAGTGTTCGAGTGCAGAGTTATTTCAAAGCCGGGCAAGACAATGGTCGCTTGCTGCGTTATTTGACTGACTATCTAGGGCTTGTTTCTTTAGTTGCCCTCTTCCTTTCTGGCCTAGGGACATTTTATCTATTCCGCAGCTATCTATCTGCAAAACAGAGGGATATTGCCATTCTCTTGAGCCTAGGTATGCAAGGTACAAGAGCGACAAGCATCTATCTGATTCAACTCCTGATGCTTGGTCTGGCATCTGCACTGGTGTCCATTCTCATCAGCGTTTTACTGCTACCCCAAGTCACCCAAATTCTCAGTTCCTTCTCACCTATAGAAATCGCGCTGAGTATTGGTTACGAAACAATGGTATCCGCAATCCTGATCGGGACTCTCACTCCGCTGCTACTTTGCCTACCCCTTCTCATCGAGATCGGAAACATCAAACCATCAGCTCTCTTTCAAGAATTCTACAACCCCAAGCTTAGGATCTCTCGCGGTCGTCTTCTGGGATTCTTACCCGCGGCTGGGGGCACGTTTGGGCTATCGGTTTGGCAATCGAACTCATTCTTAGTGGGGTCACTATTTTTTGGATCACTTGTGGCATCAACCGCCCTGATATCTGTGCTAGGCTTTGCCCTTCTTAAACTTTTCACGGCGATGAACCCCAAGAGTCTCTCCAGCCGCCTGGCACTCGGCTATCTGAATGGCCAGCGCGTGAGTGCCCTATCATGCTTTCTAGCCCTGTCGCTGAGCGCCCTCCTAACCAATTTGATCCCCCAGCTTGAAAATACGCTGCTCAAAGAGCTTGAACGACCGGAAGGGGAACAATTGCCAAGCCTCTTTGTGTTCGACATACAAGAAGAGCAAGAGCCAGGGCTGCGCCAGCTTCTTGCTGATGCTGGCATTGAAATCAATTTTTTGTCCCCGATGATCCAAGCTAGGCTTAAAGAGATCAATGACGAACCTTTTGATAAGGGCGAAGTGGAAGATAAGTTTTCCCGTGAGGCTCAGCGTGAGCAGAGATTTCGCAATCGAGGTGTGAATCTAAGCTATAAACCCGAACTATCATATTCTGAAACAATCATCGAAGGTGAAGATTTTTCTGGCCCATATAACTTCGATGAGGGTAAGCCTGGAGAGCTATCCATCGAAATGCGCTATGCAGAGCGCCTCGGCCTAGAAATCGGTGATAAGATGACTTTCGAAATCCAAGGCCTTCCCATAGAAGGAGTCGTGAAGAATCTTCGCAAGGTAAAATGGAATTCGTTCCAACCGAACTTTTTCATTCAATTCCAGCCAGGAGTGATCGACGATGCTCCCAAAACTTTTTTAGCAGCTCTGCCCCCCATGCCACTGGAACGAAAAAATGAGCTGCAAGGACAAATCGTTGAGGCATACCCCAATATATCCATGATTGATGTTAGTAAGCTCGTTAAAAAGCTTGGGGAGATCATCGGTCAAATGAGTCAAGTGCTGCGGATTATGGCCTGGCTTAGCGTTCTTGCAGGCTTGATTGTGACCTTCTCCATTGCCAATCACCAAACTCGGCAGAGGCTTTGGGACATCAATCTATTGAAAATCCTAGGTTCCCCGTTTCGTACTATCCAAGGAATGGTCCTTAAGGAATTCTTTCTTCTGAGTTTCTGGGCAGGAGGAATCGGAATGATAAGTGGTCTGCTCGCTAGCTGGCTGATTACAAAGTTTGTATTTGATGGTCTTTGGAGCCCCAACTGGGAGACTCCAATCGCATCGTTGATTTGGATTGTAGGTCTATGCTTGGGTGTAAGTTGGCTAGCGTCGACTCAAGTCCTTAGAAAGAAGCCCCGACTCTATCTTTAA
- a CDS encoding ABC transporter ATP-binding protein produces MTPQNILSLKQVTKNYKQGQNEIEILKGLDLDVVQGQTVAIIGQSGSGKSTLLSLIAGLDTPSSGDVKINEQNINELDEKSLTRFRGANIGIVFQQFHLMSHLTALDNVRLPLDILGQDNAVEKARDALKLVKLDHREDHLPQQMSGGENQRVAIARSFVVNPKLLLADEPSGSLDQETGKVIMDLLFHAVNERQMTMVLVTHNQDLAKRCDHIWELKQGQLHKR; encoded by the coding sequence ATGACCCCACAAAACATTCTAAGCCTGAAGCAGGTAACAAAGAATTACAAACAAGGCCAAAATGAGATTGAAATTCTCAAGGGGCTGGATCTGGATGTCGTCCAAGGCCAAACCGTTGCCATCATTGGGCAGTCAGGAAGCGGAAAATCAACCTTGCTTTCATTGATCGCTGGCTTGGATACTCCCAGTTCTGGGGATGTTAAGATCAATGAGCAGAACATCAACGAACTGGACGAGAAATCTCTCACCCGCTTCCGTGGCGCAAATATTGGCATTGTGTTTCAGCAATTTCATCTGATGTCTCACCTCACGGCATTGGACAATGTGCGTCTACCGCTGGATATATTAGGCCAAGACAATGCCGTTGAAAAAGCAAGGGATGCCCTCAAGCTCGTGAAGCTTGACCATCGGGAAGACCACCTTCCCCAGCAGATGAGCGGCGGCGAAAACCAGAGGGTTGCGATTGCTCGCTCCTTCGTGGTCAACCCCAAGCTTCTTCTTGCAGATGAGCCAAGCGGCAGCCTTGATCAAGAAACGGGTAAAGTGATCATGGACCTTTTATTTCATGCGGTCAACGAGCGACAGATGACCATGGTTTTGGTTACACACAACCAGGATCTGGCCAAGCGCTGCGATCACATTTGGGAACTCAAGCAAGGCCAACTCCACAAAAGGTAG
- the pepN gene encoding aminopeptidase N gives MSREPQVIKLKDYQQPNFWAKKTELTFDLNEDHSLVTSKVHYQHNPGHDRTLTLAGLSLELVSVHLDHEDLNLDAMDYSPEHLSLKDLPDTFALTITTKIYPQKNTALEGLYKSNGKFCTQCEPEGFRRITYFLDRPDVMSEYRTTIIADKSKYPILLSNGNPVDSKDLPNNRHQMVWHDPFPKPSYLFALVAGDLGCVEDEFTTKSSRKIKLQIFVEKENLDKCDFAMQAVKDSMKWDEDTYGLEYDLDIFMIVAVSDFNMGAMENKGLNIFNSKYILANPETATDSDFEGIQSVVGHEYFHNWSGNRVTCRDWFQLSLKEGLTVFRDQEFSADMNSRGVKRISDVKVLRNSQFVEDSGPMAHPVRPDSYIEINNFYTSTVYNKGAEVIRMIHTILGKDAFHKGIDTYFNRHDGEAATIEDFVKAMEDSSGASLKQFTHWYHQAGTPRVNAELSHQDNKVILKLQQRLPMTPGQSDKHAQVIPITTSFFAKDGKAVPFLYQGDTKTEHVLIFDQGEQEFVFEGFAEEPIPSLARSFSAPIHLDYQYSDEQLIFLMTWDNDDFNRYEAAQNLAMSLMKKRQQSPSYELPDEVLTAYKSLLASKTLDPRIKARALSFPSIDYLVSLEQEANIEAIFETRSWLQESIGHSCYQELWDAYHQSHKQDSYQLDAEGIGNRELKSVCLSLLLATGKEDSVALATSLFAKSNNMTDTITALNELSHVNDPRRQDAFKSFYDKWSHDQLVIDKWFALQSSSYHDHVLAHVKDLLEHKDFDLLNPNRVYAVLRQFARANPKGFHHSNGEGYQLIADYVLKIDKTNSHIAAMLANSLSQWRRFDKGRQGKMVAQLERIKAAEGLSKDVYEIVSKSLQDS, from the coding sequence ATGAGCCGCGAACCCCAAGTCATCAAGCTAAAAGATTACCAGCAACCCAACTTTTGGGCGAAGAAAACAGAACTGACATTTGATTTAAACGAAGATCACAGTCTCGTCACCAGTAAGGTGCATTATCAGCACAATCCTGGTCATGACCGGACACTTACACTGGCTGGGTTATCCCTAGAGCTGGTCTCGGTTCATCTGGACCACGAGGACTTAAATCTCGATGCGATGGACTATTCCCCTGAGCACCTTAGCCTGAAAGACCTGCCTGACACCTTCGCCCTAACGATCACAACCAAGATTTACCCCCAAAAGAACACAGCATTAGAAGGCTTGTATAAGTCAAATGGCAAGTTCTGCACCCAATGCGAGCCTGAAGGCTTTAGGCGTATCACCTACTTCTTAGATCGACCCGATGTGATGAGCGAATACCGCACAACCATCATCGCCGACAAATCGAAGTATCCAATCCTCCTATCAAACGGCAATCCTGTCGATTCCAAGGACCTGCCAAATAACAGGCATCAGATGGTTTGGCACGATCCATTTCCTAAGCCCTCCTACCTCTTTGCATTGGTAGCTGGTGATCTTGGCTGTGTCGAAGATGAGTTCACCACCAAATCAAGCCGCAAGATCAAACTACAGATTTTCGTTGAGAAAGAAAATCTCGATAAATGCGACTTTGCCATGCAAGCCGTTAAAGACTCTATGAAGTGGGATGAAGATACCTACGGCTTGGAGTACGATCTTGATATTTTTATGATCGTTGCTGTCAGCGACTTTAATATGGGAGCTATGGAAAACAAGGGGCTCAATATATTTAATTCAAAATATATTCTGGCCAACCCAGAAACTGCCACTGACAGCGATTTTGAAGGCATTCAATCCGTCGTTGGTCATGAGTATTTCCACAACTGGTCTGGTAATCGGGTCACTTGCCGCGACTGGTTTCAGCTCAGCCTTAAAGAAGGCCTAACGGTATTTCGAGACCAAGAGTTTTCGGCCGATATGAACTCTCGGGGAGTGAAACGAATCTCCGATGTCAAAGTTCTAAGAAACTCACAGTTTGTCGAGGACAGTGGCCCCATGGCTCACCCTGTGCGACCAGATTCATACATTGAGATCAACAACTTCTACACGTCTACCGTTTACAACAAAGGTGCAGAAGTCATCCGCATGATCCATACTATTTTAGGCAAAGATGCGTTTCACAAGGGCATCGACACCTACTTCAATCGCCATGATGGAGAAGCTGCCACCATCGAAGATTTCGTTAAGGCCATGGAAGATTCTTCAGGCGCTAGCCTCAAACAGTTCACCCACTGGTACCATCAAGCTGGAACCCCTAGAGTCAATGCAGAGTTATCACATCAGGATAACAAAGTTATACTTAAACTACAGCAACGCTTGCCGATGACTCCAGGACAGTCTGATAAGCATGCCCAGGTGATACCCATCACAACGTCTTTTTTTGCCAAAGACGGCAAGGCCGTGCCTTTTCTTTACCAGGGAGACACCAAAACTGAGCATGTATTAATCTTCGATCAGGGTGAGCAAGAATTTGTCTTTGAAGGATTTGCAGAAGAACCCATCCCTTCCCTGGCCCGATCGTTCTCCGCCCCGATACATTTAGATTATCAGTATTCCGACGAACAGCTCATTTTTTTGATGACTTGGGATAATGATGACTTCAATCGCTACGAGGCAGCCCAAAACCTGGCGATGTCTTTGATGAAGAAGAGACAGCAGTCTCCGAGCTATGAGTTGCCTGATGAGGTTCTCACTGCTTACAAGAGCTTGCTCGCTAGCAAGACACTCGATCCCAGAATCAAAGCCCGTGCCCTAAGCTTTCCATCCATCGATTATCTAGTAAGCCTCGAACAAGAAGCCAATATAGAAGCTATTTTTGAAACTCGATCTTGGCTGCAAGAAAGTATTGGCCATTCATGCTACCAGGAGCTATGGGATGCATACCACCAGTCTCACAAGCAGGATAGCTACCAACTGGATGCTGAGGGGATTGGCAACCGGGAGCTAAAGTCAGTCTGCCTATCGTTGCTACTAGCTACTGGCAAAGAAGATTCGGTCGCGCTAGCTACTAGTCTTTTTGCCAAATCAAATAACATGACAGACACAATCACCGCTCTAAATGAGTTATCACATGTAAACGATCCGAGGCGACAGGACGCCTTCAAAAGCTTCTACGATAAATGGTCTCACGACCAGCTAGTGATCGACAAATGGTTTGCCCTTCAATCAAGCTCTTACCATGACCATGTTTTGGCTCATGTGAAAGACCTTTTAGAGCATAAAGACTTCGATCTACTCAACCCCAACAGAGTTTACGCCGTGCTTCGTCAATTTGCGCGAGCCAACCCAAAAGGCTTTCACCACAGCAACGGCGAAGGTTATCAACTTATCGCTGATTACGTGCTCAAGATCGATAAGACCAACTCCCATATCGCAGCCATGCTAGCAAACTCGCTGAGCCAGTGGCGTCGGTTTGATAAAGGCCGACAGGGAAAGATGGTGGCTCAACTAGAGCGCATCAAGGCTGCCGAAGGTCTTTCGAAAGATGTTTATGAGATTGTTTCGAAGAGTTTACAAGACTCGTAA
- a CDS encoding mechanosensitive ion channel family protein, protein MLKLIGVFAAWSLILLPQAMGLDVLKPVKTDSPKETMKTFMAAMNEYHEGVKKRDENREKSLDRAVRTLSLGHISPLMRADAGRKAAIYLKEVIDRVIVIDYEKIPPGKLAPEMNGNFWRLKNTEIVIRMENSGAREGEFLFSADTVDRAKDFYLLVKDYPYLEGTGQGAGFRETAVERYIPKALKGEMFGVPSWQLIGIFVSLILGFLVKIIAEGALSLGKRLATSSHSDWDDKMLHAVEGPAGYCAASGFWFMSLYILRLEGALLHGLSLFVQFVFSVSVIWIFYRLADVWSEYVAVVAKKTDLIFDDQLVPLLNRALRAFILIFGGLIAIQNLGVNVMSVIAGLGLGGLAFALAAKDTAANLFGSLMILWDRPFRIGDWIIFGGVEGTVEDVGFRSTRVRTFYNSLVTIPNAVVANGHIDNMGQRKFRRVKAVLGITYDTPPEKIEAFLEGIKNIIRANPTTKKDNFHVVFNNYGSSSLDILLYFFLSVPDWATELVQRQNIFIEVKRLAADLNIDFAFPTQSLHVESFPEKNGLDRHKDSWNDESLALVAKEFSEGGARAKPSGLGLFRPPSESP, encoded by the coding sequence TTGTTAAAACTTATTGGAGTCTTCGCAGCCTGGAGTCTGATCTTGCTGCCGCAGGCTATGGGTCTTGATGTCCTAAAGCCTGTCAAAACTGATAGTCCTAAGGAAACCATGAAAACGTTCATGGCGGCCATGAACGAATATCATGAGGGTGTCAAAAAGAGAGATGAAAATCGAGAGAAGAGCCTTGATAGAGCGGTAAGGACACTAAGTCTAGGGCACATTTCCCCTTTGATGAGGGCAGATGCTGGCCGGAAGGCCGCTATTTATCTGAAGGAAGTCATTGATCGCGTCATTGTGATAGATTATGAAAAAATTCCTCCTGGGAAACTAGCGCCAGAGATGAATGGCAACTTCTGGCGGCTTAAAAATACTGAGATAGTGATTCGGATGGAAAATTCCGGGGCTCGTGAAGGAGAGTTCCTGTTCAGCGCAGATACAGTGGATCGAGCGAAAGACTTCTACCTCCTAGTGAAAGACTACCCTTATTTAGAAGGAACCGGACAGGGGGCAGGGTTTCGGGAAACCGCCGTGGAGCGCTATATTCCGAAGGCGCTCAAAGGCGAAATGTTTGGAGTTCCTAGTTGGCAGCTGATAGGGATATTTGTTTCTCTGATCCTAGGTTTTTTAGTAAAGATTATTGCAGAAGGTGCCTTGTCCCTTGGAAAGCGGCTGGCCACGAGTTCTCACTCTGACTGGGATGATAAGATGCTCCATGCAGTAGAGGGACCAGCAGGCTACTGTGCGGCCTCCGGCTTTTGGTTCATGTCCCTCTATATCTTGCGGCTAGAAGGAGCGCTTCTCCATGGCCTATCCCTCTTCGTTCAGTTTGTTTTTAGTGTTTCTGTGATATGGATATTCTATCGTTTGGCAGATGTTTGGAGTGAATATGTAGCCGTGGTAGCTAAGAAAACCGATCTAATTTTTGATGATCAATTAGTGCCTCTGTTGAACCGAGCCCTGCGCGCTTTTATTCTAATATTTGGCGGCTTGATCGCGATTCAGAATTTAGGGGTGAATGTGATGTCGGTGATTGCAGGCCTCGGCTTGGGAGGTCTGGCATTTGCCCTAGCTGCGAAAGACACGGCAGCAAACTTATTTGGGTCGCTGATGATCTTATGGGATCGCCCGTTTCGTATCGGAGATTGGATTATTTTTGGTGGCGTCGAGGGCACGGTCGAAGACGTGGGTTTTCGATCAACCCGTGTGAGAACATTTTACAACTCTTTGGTCACGATCCCTAATGCAGTGGTTGCTAATGGTCACATCGATAATATGGGGCAGCGTAAGTTCCGCCGGGTGAAGGCTGTTCTAGGTATCACCTACGATACCCCTCCTGAAAAAATTGAAGCTTTTCTGGAGGGTATTAAAAACATCATTCGAGCCAACCCAACTACTAAAAAAGATAACTTTCATGTGGTTTTCAATAATTATGGCTCTTCGTCCCTTGATATTTTGCTCTACTTTTTCTTAAGCGTGCCCGATTGGGCAACAGAGCTGGTGCAGCGGCAGAACATTTTTATTGAGGTGAAGCGTTTGGCTGCAGATTTGAACATCGATTTTGCATTTCCTACGCAGTCCCTTCATGTTGAAAGCTTCCCTGAAAAGAACGGCTTGGATCGTCACAAAGATTCTTGGAACGACGAGTCACTGGCCTTGGTTGCCAAGGAGTTTAGCGAGGGCGGAGCCCGCGCTAAACCAAGTGGATTAGGCTTGTTTCGCCCGCCGTCGGAAAGCCCCTAG
- a CDS encoding YhdH/YhfP family quinone oxidoreductase — MATFKALRVYRDGESVKNRIEFMELDDLDEGEVVIRSAYSSVNYKDALGATGAGRILKRFPMVAGIDVSGTVVSSKSDRFQEGQKVLVTGCGLGENHDGGYSEMVRVPAPWVVPIPDGLTPREAMILGTAGFTAGLCVHRLEQNGLKPDKGPVVVTGASGGVGSLAVSMLVTRGYEVIAVSGKKEQHDRLKELGAEQVLTVEELELGKNPLETARFGGAIDNVGGAVLEGLIRHTNLWGSIASVGLAMDFKFSNTVMPFILRGVSLLGISSTNCPYDLRCEVWKSLSGDLKPKALESFVAKETNLEGLNKVFNDMLERKTVSRTLVKLS; from the coding sequence ATGGCAACCTTTAAGGCCTTGCGGGTTTATCGCGATGGCGAATCTGTCAAAAATCGGATTGAATTTATGGAATTGGACGATCTCGACGAAGGCGAGGTCGTCATCCGATCGGCATATTCAAGTGTGAATTATAAAGATGCGTTAGGTGCTACAGGGGCAGGACGGATCTTGAAACGTTTTCCCATGGTGGCTGGAATTGATGTCTCTGGAACGGTGGTGAGCTCCAAGAGTGATCGTTTTCAAGAGGGGCAGAAGGTTCTTGTGACAGGCTGTGGCCTTGGGGAGAATCATGATGGTGGCTACAGTGAAATGGTTCGCGTGCCAGCTCCTTGGGTTGTTCCCATACCCGATGGTTTAACCCCACGGGAAGCTATGATTCTAGGCACCGCGGGCTTTACAGCAGGGCTGTGTGTGCATCGACTCGAACAGAATGGATTGAAGCCTGATAAGGGGCCTGTGGTTGTCACCGGAGCCTCTGGGGGCGTTGGTTCACTGGCAGTAAGCATGTTAGTGACCCGTGGCTACGAAGTGATCGCTGTTTCAGGAAAAAAAGAGCAGCATGATCGATTGAAGGAGCTGGGAGCTGAGCAAGTTCTCACTGTCGAAGAACTTGAGTTGGGTAAAAACCCTCTTGAAACTGCCCGTTTTGGAGGAGCTATCGACAACGTTGGTGGCGCCGTATTGGAAGGCCTGATCCGTCATACCAATCTGTGGGGAAGTATTGCTAGTGTGGGGCTGGCCATGGATTTTAAGTTCTCGAATACAGTTATGCCTTTTATTCTGCGGGGTGTTTCACTACTTGGAATTAGCTCAACCAATTGTCCCTACGATCTGCGTTGCGAGGTGTGGAAGTCTTTAAGTGGGGACCTAAAGCCGAAGGCCCTAGAAAGCTTCGTGGCTAAGGAGACAAATCTTGAGGGTCTCAACAAAGTCTTTAACGATATGCTTGAGCGAAAAACTGTGAGTCGAACCTTGGTAAAACTTAGCTAA